The proteins below come from a single Bordetella genomosp. 11 genomic window:
- the pstA gene encoding phosphate ABC transporter permease PstA codes for MAVSVITMQNAIYRRRRVVNKVMLTLSMAALVFGLFWLFWIIATLLLKGGAAVSFALFTEITPPPGQAGGLINAIMGSLMMVGVGTLIGTPVGILAGTYLAEYGRAGWLAPATRFLNDVLLSAPSIIIGLFIYAVYVAQVGHYSGWAGSLALAILVVPVVVRTTDNMLLLVPNGLREATAALGCPKWRMITLVCYRAARSGIMTGILLAVARISGETAPLLFTALSNQFMSLNMNAPMANLPVVIYQFAASPFKEWNNLAWAGAGLITLVVLAINIVARNMFRKS; via the coding sequence ATGGCCGTATCCGTCATCACTATGCAGAACGCCATCTACCGGCGCCGCCGTGTCGTCAACAAGGTCATGCTGACCTTGTCGATGGCCGCGCTGGTGTTCGGCCTCTTCTGGCTGTTCTGGATCATCGCCACCCTGCTGCTGAAAGGCGGCGCGGCAGTCTCGTTCGCCCTGTTCACCGAAATCACGCCGCCTCCCGGGCAGGCCGGCGGCCTGATCAACGCGATCATGGGCAGCTTGATGATGGTGGGCGTCGGGACCCTGATAGGCACGCCGGTGGGCATCCTGGCCGGCACCTACCTGGCCGAGTATGGCCGCGCCGGCTGGCTGGCGCCCGCCACGCGCTTCCTCAACGATGTGCTGCTGTCGGCACCCTCGATCATCATCGGCCTGTTCATCTACGCCGTGTATGTCGCCCAGGTCGGCCACTACTCCGGCTGGGCGGGGTCGCTGGCGCTGGCCATCCTCGTGGTGCCGGTGGTCGTGCGCACCACCGACAACATGCTGCTGCTGGTGCCCAACGGCCTGCGCGAGGCAACCGCCGCGCTGGGCTGCCCCAAGTGGCGCATGATCACCCTGGTCTGCTACCGCGCGGCGCGTTCCGGCATCATGACCGGCATCCTGCTGGCCGTCGCCCGCATCTCGGGCGAGACCGCGCCCTTGCTGTTCACGGCGCTGTCCAACCAGTTCATGTCCCTGAACATGAACGCGCCCATGGCCAACCTGCCGGTAGTGATCTACCAGTTCGCGGCCAGCCCGTTCAAGGAATGGAACAACCTGGCCTGGGCCGGCGCCGGCCTGATCACGCTGGTCGTCCTGGCGATCAACATCGTCGCCCGCAACATGTTCCGCAAGTCCTGA
- the pstB gene encoding phosphate ABC transporter ATP-binding protein PstB produces MENTLQALSSKLEVRNLNFYYGKFHAIRNVNMSIREKKVTAFIGPSGCGKSTLLRTFNRMFELYPGQRAEGEILLDGENLLTTRTDISLIRAKVGMVFQKPTPFPMSIYDNIAFGVRLFERLSKGEMDERVEWALTKAALWNEVKDKIHQSGNSLSGGQQQRLCIARGVAIKPEVLLLDEPCSALDPISTAKIEELIAELKNEYTVVIVTHNMQQAARCSDYTAYMYLGELMEFGETDQIFVKPKRKETEDYITGRFG; encoded by the coding sequence ATGGAAAACACCCTGCAAGCCCTCTCCTCGAAGCTCGAGGTCAGGAACCTGAATTTCTACTACGGCAAGTTCCACGCGATCCGCAACGTGAACATGTCGATCCGGGAAAAGAAAGTCACTGCCTTCATCGGGCCGTCCGGCTGCGGCAAGTCGACCCTGCTGCGCACGTTCAACCGGATGTTCGAGCTGTATCCGGGCCAGCGCGCCGAAGGCGAAATCCTGCTGGATGGCGAGAACCTGCTGACCACGCGCACGGATATCTCGCTGATCCGCGCCAAGGTCGGCATGGTGTTCCAGAAGCCGACGCCGTTTCCCATGAGCATCTACGACAACATCGCCTTCGGCGTGCGCCTTTTCGAGCGCCTGAGCAAGGGCGAAATGGACGAGCGCGTGGAATGGGCACTGACCAAGGCCGCGTTGTGGAACGAGGTCAAGGACAAGATCCATCAGAGCGGCAACAGCCTGTCGGGCGGGCAGCAGCAGCGCCTGTGCATCGCCCGCGGCGTGGCCATCAAGCCGGAAGTCCTGCTGCTGGACGAACCCTGCTCGGCGCTGGACCCGATTTCGACCGCCAAGATCGAGGAATTGATCGCCGAACTCAAGAACGAGTACACGGTGGTCATCGTCACGCACAACATGCAGCAGGCGGCGCGCTGCTCCGATTACACGGCGTACATGTACCTGGGCGAACTGATGGAGTTCGGCGAAACCGACCAGATCTTCGTCAAGCCCAAGCGCAAGGAAACGGAAGACTACATCACGGGCCGTTTCGGTTAA
- a CDS encoding MFS transporter: protein MNSNGDTASLAPAGPSVSVPVSGDAPKVGAQAWSVLFASTLAFLVCFVVWMMFGVLGVQLRQELQLNNTQFGLLTSTPVLTGAVMRLPLGIWTDRFGGRTVMTLLLVICAIPVYIVSYATALWQLLLIGLFLGCVGASFAVGTPYVARFFPPARRGFAMGFFGAGTAGAAVNLFVTPSLLAAYGWRFVPRAYAVALLVTAAIFWLASARDPGAGKTQGSLLDSFKVLRDPRVWRLCQYYSITFGGFTALSLWMPQYLQGQYGISLVAASAFAAGFSLPGSVLRAVGGGLADRFGAHSVTWWGLWVAWICLFLLSYPPTDFAIHTLDGTLAFQLHTPLMVFIALTFVLGAVFAFGMASTFKYVADDFPANMGVVTGIVGLAGGLGGFLLPILFGAIQDLVRIRSTCFMLLYGIVWVSLILIYLSEVRRTPITGRAGG from the coding sequence ATGAACTCCAACGGCGATACCGCCAGCCTGGCGCCGGCCGGCCCATCCGTTTCCGTCCCGGTGTCCGGCGACGCACCCAAGGTTGGCGCGCAGGCATGGTCGGTTCTGTTCGCAAGCACGCTGGCCTTCCTGGTCTGCTTCGTCGTCTGGATGATGTTCGGCGTGCTCGGCGTGCAGTTGCGCCAGGAGCTGCAACTGAACAACACGCAGTTCGGCCTGCTCACCTCCACGCCGGTGCTGACCGGCGCGGTGATGCGCCTGCCGCTGGGCATATGGACGGACCGCTTCGGCGGCCGCACCGTCATGACCCTGCTGCTCGTCATTTGCGCGATACCGGTCTACATCGTCAGCTATGCCACGGCGCTATGGCAGTTGCTGCTGATCGGCCTGTTCCTGGGCTGCGTGGGTGCGTCCTTCGCCGTCGGTACCCCTTATGTCGCGCGCTTTTTCCCGCCGGCGCGGCGCGGCTTCGCCATGGGATTCTTCGGCGCGGGCACCGCGGGCGCGGCGGTCAACCTGTTCGTCACGCCATCGCTGCTGGCGGCCTACGGCTGGCGCTTCGTTCCGCGCGCCTACGCGGTGGCCCTGCTGGTCACCGCGGCGATCTTCTGGCTGGCATCGGCGCGCGACCCCGGCGCGGGTAAGACCCAGGGCTCGCTGCTGGATTCGTTCAAGGTATTGCGGGACCCGCGCGTGTGGCGGCTCTGCCAGTACTACTCCATCACTTTCGGCGGCTTCACGGCGCTGTCCCTCTGGATGCCGCAATACCTGCAAGGCCAGTACGGCATATCGCTGGTCGCGGCATCCGCCTTCGCGGCAGGTTTCTCGCTGCCCGGATCGGTGCTGCGCGCGGTCGGCGGCGGATTGGCCGACCGCTTCGGCGCCCACAGCGTCACGTGGTGGGGCCTGTGGGTGGCATGGATTTGCCTGTTCCTGCTGTCCTATCCGCCCACGGATTTCGCCATCCATACGCTTGACGGCACCCTGGCTTTCCAGCTGCACACGCCGCTGATGGTCTTCATCGCGCTGACATTCGTCCTGGGCGCGGTATTCGCCTTCGGCATGGCGTCCACCTTCAAATACGTCGCGGACGATTTCCCCGCGAACATGGGCGTCGTCACGGGCATCGTCGGCCTGGCGGGCGGCCTGGGCGGCTTCCTGCTGCCCATCCTGTTCGGCGCCATCCAGGACCTGGTCCGGATACGCTCCACCTGCTTCATGCTGCTTTACGGCATCGTATGGGTATCGCTGATCCTCATCTACTTGTCCGAAGTGCGGCGCACCCCCATAACGGGCCGGGCAGGCGGCTGA
- a CDS encoding peptidylprolyl isomerase: MPEPAARATTQAPQEAAPTPPAGPVRVNGHLIEAGAIAEESASHGEARDPIAAAARALAIRELLRQRAAALGLIGGDGLLGDEALDAMLDRELTLPRSTPDDCRRYYDAHPARFRRNDIVYASHILLAVTDRAPLALLRRKAEETLAQAVAAPAAFGDLARERSNCPSAAVGGSLGQLLRGDSVPEFERALFDTRETGILPRLVNTRFGFHIVRIERRVDGEPIPFDTVQPDIARFLEARARHQATRQYIQILASQARVEGIALGGANGPLVQ; encoded by the coding sequence ATGCCGGAACCCGCGGCCCGGGCGACGACGCAGGCCCCGCAAGAGGCCGCGCCGACTCCCCCGGCCGGTCCGGTCCGCGTCAACGGCCATCTCATCGAAGCCGGCGCCATCGCCGAGGAAAGCGCCTCGCACGGCGAGGCGCGGGATCCCATTGCGGCAGCCGCCCGCGCGCTTGCGATACGCGAACTGCTGCGCCAGCGCGCCGCCGCTCTCGGCCTGATCGGCGGCGATGGCCTGCTGGGCGACGAGGCGCTGGACGCGATGCTGGACCGCGAGCTCACCCTGCCCCGATCCACGCCCGACGATTGCCGGCGCTACTACGATGCCCATCCCGCGCGCTTTCGCCGCAACGACATCGTCTACGCCAGCCACATCCTCCTGGCCGTGACGGACCGCGCGCCCCTGGCGCTGTTGCGCCGCAAGGCCGAAGAAACGCTGGCGCAGGCGGTGGCAGCACCCGCCGCGTTCGGAGACCTGGCGCGCGAACGATCCAACTGTCCCTCCGCCGCCGTGGGCGGCAGCCTGGGCCAGTTGCTGCGCGGGGACAGCGTGCCGGAATTCGAGCGTGCCCTGTTCGATACCCGGGAGACCGGCATCCTGCCGCGGCTCGTCAATACCCGGTTCGGTTTCCATATCGTCCGGATCGAACGCCGCGTCGATGGCGAGCCGATTCCCTTCGATACCGTACAGCCGGACATCGCCCGATTCCTGGAGGCCCGCGCGCGGCACCAGGCGACGCGGCAATACATCCAGATCCTGGCGTCACAGGCCCGCGTGGAAGGCATCGCGCTGGGCGGAGCCAACGGCCCGCTGGTCCAATGA
- the narI gene encoding respiratory nitrate reductase subunit gamma — translation MDTYLHDFLFGIYPYICLAVLLLGSLVRFDREQYTWKSDSSQLLRHGALRLGSNLFHWGILVVVIGHFVGFLVPHWMVSPFLNASAHQLLAMVFGGAAGAVAIVGLTILIWRRLSDHRIRRNSRVSDIVVVLMLWVQLALGLGTVVLSTRHLDGVLFEQLTSYVKGVVTFQPGIAGLLAGVPLTYQLHILLGFTIFLISPFTRMVHIWSGIASVAYLIRPYQLVRRR, via the coding sequence GCAGCCTGGTCCGCTTCGACCGCGAGCAATACACCTGGAAGAGCGACTCCTCGCAACTGCTGCGGCATGGCGCCCTGCGGCTGGGCAGCAACCTGTTCCATTGGGGCATTCTCGTCGTGGTGATCGGCCATTTCGTCGGCTTCCTCGTGCCTCACTGGATGGTTTCGCCTTTCCTGAATGCATCGGCCCATCAGTTGCTGGCCATGGTGTTCGGCGGAGCGGCCGGCGCCGTCGCCATCGTCGGGCTGACGATATTGATCTGGCGCCGGCTGTCCGATCACCGCATCCGCCGCAACAGCCGGGTGTCGGACATCGTCGTCGTGCTGATGCTGTGGGTACAGCTGGCGCTGGGCCTGGGTACCGTCGTGCTGTCCACCCGCCACCTGGACGGCGTGCTGTTCGAGCAGCTGACCAGCTACGTCAAGGGTGTCGTGACCTTCCAGCCCGGCATCGCCGGCCTGCTGGCCGGCGTGCCCCTTACCTACCAGTTGCACATCCTGCTGGGCTTCACGATCTTTCTGATCTCGCCTTTCACCCGCATGGTCCATATCTGGAGCGGCATCGCGTCCGTCGCCTACCTGATCCGGCCTTACCAACTGGTACGCAGACGCTAA